The Suricata suricatta isolate VVHF042 chromosome 4, meerkat_22Aug2017_6uvM2_HiC, whole genome shotgun sequence genome includes a region encoding these proteins:
- the LOC115290103 gene encoding zinc finger protein 514-like isoform X1, producing the protein MDFTASVLPSQDPALSPERYPGEKGTANLFLKARPQDLMTFKDVAVEFTQWEWGQLDPSQKDLYREVMLENFKNLASLGLPVSKPYVICQLEEGEEPCVVEGEISTDWEKRPKTKESMLYQEISKEELFQVASMEKHIRDELCFCKRKGTCGCDDQLETHPKKQETHPKEMSITHKSTTTLRIDHEWTELGRSLDLGSVLFNQHNVPIGEGSYKSDTEVRQTSGRNNSQRTHPGKKPCKCNECGKSFHFQSELRRHQRCHTGEKPYECSECGRAFGHISSLIKHQRTHTGEKPYECSECGRAFSQSSSLVLHYRFHTGEKPYKCNECGRAFGHTSSLIKHQRTHTGEKPYECRECGRTFSQSSSLIVHYRFHTGEKPYKCNKCGRAFSQSSSLTQHYRFHTGEKPYKCNECGKAFAHTASLIKHQKSHAGKKAV; encoded by the exons ATGGACTTCACAGCATCAG TTCTCCCTTCTCAGGACCCTGCTCTTTCTCCAGAGAGATACCCGGGAGAAAAGGGAACAGCCAATTTATTCCTGAAAGCCAGGCCCCAG GATCTGATGACATTCAAGGATGTGGCTGTGGAATTCACCCAGTGGGAATGGGGGCAGCTGGATCCCTCTCAGAAGGACCTGTACAGGGAAGTGATGCTGGAGAACTTCAAGAACTTGGCCTCTCTGG GGCTTCCAGTATCTAAACCATATGTGATCTGCCAgttggaggaaggagaagagccCTGTGTGGTAGAGGGAGAAATCTCAACAG ACTGGGAGAAAAGGCCTAAAACCAAGGAATCAATGCTGTATCAGGAAATTTCCAAAGAGGAATTATTCCAGGTAGCATCAATGGAAAAACATATCAGAGATGAACTCTGCTTCTGCAAACGGAAAGGAACCTGTGGTTGTGATGACCAGTTAGAGACACATCCAAAGAAACAGGAGACACATCCGAAAGAAATGTCAATCACTCACAAATCCACTACCACCCTTAGGATAGATCACGAATGGACTGAACTGGGGAGAAGTTTAGACTTAGGATCAGTCCTTTTTAACCAACATAATGTTCCCATAGGAGAAGGATCCTATAAATCTGACACAGAAGTCAGACAGACTTCAGGAAGAAATAACTCCCAGAGAACCCATCCAGGGAAGAAACCTTgtaaatgtaatgaatgtgggaagtcTTTCCATTTCCAGTCAGAACTTAGGCGCCATCAGAGATGTCACACTGGAGAAAAGCCCTATgaatgcagtgaatgtgggagAGCCTTTGGTCATATTTCATCCCTTATTAAACATCAGAGGACTCATACTGGAGAAAAGCCCTATGAATGCAGCGAATGTGGGAGAGCCTTCAGCCAGAGTTCATCTCTTGTTCTACATTATAGatttcatactggagagaaaccctacaaATGTAATGAGTGTGGAAGAGCCTTTGGTCACACTTCATCCCTTATTAAACATCAGAGAACTCATACTGGAGAAAAGCCCTATGAATGCAGGGAATGTGGGAGAACCTTCAGCCAGAGTTCATCTCTCATTGTACATTATAGatttcatactggagagaaaccttacaaatgtaataAATGTGGAAGAGCCTTCAGCCAGAGTTCATCTCTCACTCAACATTATAGatttcatactggagagaaaccctacaaatgtaatgaatgtgggaaagcctttgcTCATACTGCGTCCCTTATTAAGCATCAGAAAAGTCATGCTGGAAAAAAAGCTGTATGA
- the LOC115290103 gene encoding zinc finger protein 514-like isoform X2 — protein MDLMTFKDVAVEFTQWEWGQLDPSQKDLYREVMLENFKNLASLGLPVSKPYVICQLEEGEEPCVVEGEISTDWEKRPKTKESMLYQEISKEELFQVASMEKHIRDELCFCKRKGTCGCDDQLETHPKKQETHPKEMSITHKSTTTLRIDHEWTELGRSLDLGSVLFNQHNVPIGEGSYKSDTEVRQTSGRNNSQRTHPGKKPCKCNECGKSFHFQSELRRHQRCHTGEKPYECSECGRAFGHISSLIKHQRTHTGEKPYECSECGRAFSQSSSLVLHYRFHTGEKPYKCNECGRAFGHTSSLIKHQRTHTGEKPYECRECGRTFSQSSSLIVHYRFHTGEKPYKCNKCGRAFSQSSSLTQHYRFHTGEKPYKCNECGKAFAHTASLIKHQKSHAGKKAV, from the exons GATCTGATGACATTCAAGGATGTGGCTGTGGAATTCACCCAGTGGGAATGGGGGCAGCTGGATCCCTCTCAGAAGGACCTGTACAGGGAAGTGATGCTGGAGAACTTCAAGAACTTGGCCTCTCTGG GGCTTCCAGTATCTAAACCATATGTGATCTGCCAgttggaggaaggagaagagccCTGTGTGGTAGAGGGAGAAATCTCAACAG ACTGGGAGAAAAGGCCTAAAACCAAGGAATCAATGCTGTATCAGGAAATTTCCAAAGAGGAATTATTCCAGGTAGCATCAATGGAAAAACATATCAGAGATGAACTCTGCTTCTGCAAACGGAAAGGAACCTGTGGTTGTGATGACCAGTTAGAGACACATCCAAAGAAACAGGAGACACATCCGAAAGAAATGTCAATCACTCACAAATCCACTACCACCCTTAGGATAGATCACGAATGGACTGAACTGGGGAGAAGTTTAGACTTAGGATCAGTCCTTTTTAACCAACATAATGTTCCCATAGGAGAAGGATCCTATAAATCTGACACAGAAGTCAGACAGACTTCAGGAAGAAATAACTCCCAGAGAACCCATCCAGGGAAGAAACCTTgtaaatgtaatgaatgtgggaagtcTTTCCATTTCCAGTCAGAACTTAGGCGCCATCAGAGATGTCACACTGGAGAAAAGCCCTATgaatgcagtgaatgtgggagAGCCTTTGGTCATATTTCATCCCTTATTAAACATCAGAGGACTCATACTGGAGAAAAGCCCTATGAATGCAGCGAATGTGGGAGAGCCTTCAGCCAGAGTTCATCTCTTGTTCTACATTATAGatttcatactggagagaaaccctacaaATGTAATGAGTGTGGAAGAGCCTTTGGTCACACTTCATCCCTTATTAAACATCAGAGAACTCATACTGGAGAAAAGCCCTATGAATGCAGGGAATGTGGGAGAACCTTCAGCCAGAGTTCATCTCTCATTGTACATTATAGatttcatactggagagaaaccttacaaatgtaataAATGTGGAAGAGCCTTCAGCCAGAGTTCATCTCTCACTCAACATTATAGatttcatactggagagaaaccctacaaatgtaatgaatgtgggaaagcctttgcTCATACTGCGTCCCTTATTAAGCATCAGAAAAGTCATGCTGGAAAAAAAGCTGTATGA